The genomic region ttaaacaTGAACAAATgatatgaataaacatttttccaataaAGGTATACAAAAATGATCAGCAAGTACATGAAAAATGGTCAACACTGTTGGAAAACGTCATTAAGGACATGCAAAATTGCAAGATACCACCTTACACCTACaacaagcatgtgtgtgtgcagtcagtcgtgtccaactcttgatgaCCTCagaatagcccaccaggctcctctccatggaattttccaggcaaggatactggagcaggttgccatttcctcctccaggggatcttctcaacccagtgatcaaacccacatctcttgcatcccctgcattagcaggctggttctttaccactgagccacctgggaagcctctaccTACAAGTATGGctacaattaaaagaaaacaaaattcaagtcttggcaagaatgtggagaaattggaactcccagacattgctagtgggaatgtaaaatggagtAGTATTCAGAAAACAGTATGACGGTTCCTCAAAATCCTAACCTAGAATTATTAATACTATATGACCCAGTGATTCCACCTCTAGGTATTTAAGCCCAAAACAATTGAAAAGGGACTCAAACAGATTCTTATacaccagtgttcattgcaacatcaTTCACAATATCCAAGGGTAGAAACAACTCAgaaacaacagatgaatggataaaaatacatacagtggaatattgttcATTTATAAGAACATCTGATATATGCCATGACATgaataaactttgaaaatattatgtgaagtgaaagaaaccagaaacaaaaaacaaatacatggtTCCACTggtataaaatatctagaaaaggGAAAATCATCAAGACAGAAGGTAGAATAGAGGTCACCAGGGGTGCGGGGGAGGGGTGTGTgcagcaggggaaggaaagggaagatattgcttaatgggtacagagtttctgcttggaatgatgaaaaagttttggaaatggtggttgcacaacattgCAAATACAATGAATGCCACTGAGTTGTATACTTCAATACTGTTAAAATCAGaaatttcatattatatatattttattacaataacaaattcaaaaaagttaATGAACTGTTTCTtggtcaatttaaaaaaaaactagcaatACTAAACAATATAATGTAGAGGCATAGATACCAAGAAgacaaaaactttatttttaaaaattttaatagaatggaaaacacaaaatataaaatattacctCTCGTAGGGAGGCAGAAGGAAGGCATAAGAGAGaggcatgttcagttcagttcagttcagttgctcagttgtgtgcgactctttgcgaccccatgaatcgcaacacaccaggcctccctgtccatcaccaactcccagagtttactcaaactcatgcccatcgagtcggtgatgccatccagccatctcatcctctgtcgtccccttctaggtaaatataaatacaaatacattCTTGTTAATGATCCAGCTTTTGGACTGGGTAATGGGCTCAGGAAAgtacattttattgtgctttattttaaacaagatgtatcacacatatacacatttatcTCTCACAGtatttatgtgctgtgcttagtcactcagtcatgtccgactctttgcagtcccatggactgtagcccgccaggcttctctccatgggggttctccaggcaagaatactggaatgggttgccattcccttctccaggagatcttcccaacccagggattaaacccaggtatCCCTTATTGCAGGCatctggattctttaccctctgagctgccagggaatcaAATAACATTTAAGAATAGGAAGGTAGAGGAGTCACCTGATAGACTTAAGAAGCAAAGCCCAGCCCCTCCTTCCAGAGACACCTGATAGACTTAAGAAGCAAAGCCCAGCCCCTCCTTCCAGAGATgtgattcagcaggtctgagcAGGGTCTGTGAATCTGCATTCTAAATGGCCATAACTTCTCCTGGCCTGCACTCCCTTCCACGGTCCCGTGAAATGAGGCAGAGGCTTTCTCTTTGGGCTGCAGCTGCCCCTTGAAAGGgatctaaaatgaaatatttctcacCAGCACTATCGAATAAAAATTCAGGTGCACAAAAATTTGCACTTCTCTTCCAAACAAAACCTGAACTCTGTTACACCAACCCCAGCTCTGGGGCAACAAGGGAAATTTATAGCCTCCCTGCCCTGGGCATGTTTTATTAGCTTTAACAATAAGCTGCTTGACAGTAAAGCTGCTTTGAACATTCTTGCAcatgtctttggagaaggaaatggcaacccactccagtgttcttgcctggagaatcccagggacgggggagcctggtgggctgtcgtctctggggttgcacagagtcggacacgactgaagcgacttagcagcagcagcacatgtctTTCGGTGGATGcatcatttctcttggataaatacttTGTTGTGTCAATGGTGGGAATATATTTAGCTTTGATATTAATAGATACTACCAAACAGTTCTCCAGTATACACTCCCAACAGCAGTATGACAAAGCTCCTATTGatccatatccttgccaatgCATTACAATTTTAGCCCTTCTGGTGCAGTGAAATATAAtaatggctttaatttgcatttcctgaacATCAAATGATATGTactcttttttgtattcttgtgGGTCCTTTTAGATATCCTCTCTGTGAAATGTCTTTGCTGATTTGATttaggagttttttgttttttttttttcctaagatatTTTGAACACTAATCTTCTGTTAGGTAAATGTATTGTCAACATCTTTCATTCTAAGACATGTCTTTTCACACTCTTCGCTGTGTATTTTGATGAATAGAAGTACAAGTAGTTCTGAATTTTAATAAGTcctaatttatcagttttttaaattttatggtgAGTGCTTTTTTGTGTCCTGATAAGAAATCTTCACCTGTAAGATTATGACaacattctctctttttaaaaaatctttttattttgtgttggggtgtagccagttaacaaaaaatgctgtgatagtttcaggtgaacagccaagggactcggccacacatacacatgtatccattctctcccaaactccctcccatccaggctgccacataacactgagcagagttccatgtgctctatggtgggtccttgttggttatccatcttaaatacagCAGtctgtacatgtccatcccaaactccctaactatccctttcccccatccttccctccgAGACAACCATAAGCTCTATAACAACATTCTCTTAAATTATATTCTAGAAGTCTGTGATCTATACGGAATTAATGGTGGTGTATGATGTGAGATGAAAGTTCAGGTTTATCTTTCCATATAGATAAGCAATTGCTCCAATAGCATTTTCTATAATGATCATCCTTTGCCCCTTAATTGCAGAAGTGTCTTTGTTAGAAGTTAGATGACCAAATATGTGTTGATCTCATTCTGTATTCTTTATTCAGTTCCATGAATCTATTTGTTTAATCTTGGCCCAAAGTCACAATCTTACTAAGGAACAGTTAATGGAAAATCTTACTATCtggtattttgttgttgcttagttgccaggtcgtgtccgactcttttatgatcccgtggactgtagcccaccaggctcctctgtccatgggattttgcaggtaagaatactggggtgggtagccattccactctccaggggatcttcctgacccagggaccaaaccccagtctcctcaATCgcattcagattctttaccatctgagccaccagggaagcccatctggtattttcagttcagttcagttgctcagtcgtgtccgactctttgcaaccccatgaatcacagcacgccaggcctccctgtccatcaccaactcccggagttcacccaaactcatgtgcatcaagttggtgatgccatccagccatctcatcctctgtcgtccccttctcctcctgcccgcaatccctcccagcatcagagtcttttccaatgagtcaagtctttgcatgaggtggccaaagtattggagtcagctttagcttcagtccttccagtgaacacccaggactgatttcctttaggatggactggttggatctctttgagtccaagggactctcaagagtcttctccaacaccacagttcaaaagcattcttcaaaattcttcagtgctcagctttcttcacagtccaactctcacacccatacatgaccacaggaaaaaccatagccttgactagacagatctttgttggcaaagtaatgtctctgcttttgaatatgctatctaggttggtcataactttccttccacggagtaagcgtcttttaatttcatggctgcagtcaccgtctgcagtgattttggagcccaaaaaaataaagtctgacactgtttccactgtttccccatctatttctcatgaagtgatgggaccagatgccatgatcttcgttttctgaatgttgagctttaagccaactttttcattctcctctttcactttcttttttttttttttaattttattttatttttaaattttacataattgtattagttttgccatatatcaaaatgaatccgccacaggtatacatgtgttccccatcctgaaccctcctccctcctccctccccataccatccctctgggtcgtcccagtgcaccagccccaagcatccagtatcgtgcatcgaacctggactggcaactcgtttcatacatgatattttacatgtttcaatgccattctcccaaatcttcccaccctctccctctaccacagagtccataagactgttctatacatcagtgtctcttttgctgtctcgtacacagggttattgttaccatctttctaaattccatatatatgcgttagtatactgtattggtgtttttctttctggcttacttcactctgtataataggctccagtttcatccacctcattagaactggttcaaatgtattctttttaatggctgagtaatactccattgtgtatatgtaccacagctttcttatccattcatctgctgatggacatctaggttgcttccatgtcctggctattatgaacagtgctgcgatgaacattggggtacacgtgtctctttctcttctggtttcctcagtgtgtatgcccagcagtgggattgctggatcataaggcagttctatttccagttttttaaggaatctccacactgttctccatagtggctgtactagtttgcattcccaccaacagtgtaagagggttcccttttctctacaccctctccagcatttattacttgtagacttttggatcgcagccattctgactggtgtgaaatggtacctcatagtggttttgatttgcatttctctgataatgagtgatgttgagcatcttttcatgtgtttgttagccatctgtatgtcttctttggagaaatgtctatttagttctttggcccattttttgattgggtcatttatttttctggagttgagctgtaggagttgcttgtatattctcaagattagttgtttgtcagttgcttcatttgctattatcttctcccattctgaaggctgtcttttcaccttgctaatagtttcctttgatgtgcagaagcttttaaggttaattaggtcccatttgtttatttttgcttttatttccaatattctgggaggtgggtcatagaggatcctgctgtgatgtatgtcagagagtgttttgcctatgttctcctctaggagttttatagtttctggtcttacgtttagatctttaatccattttgagtttatttttgtgtatggtgtgagaaagtgttctagtttcattcttttacaagtggttgaccagatttcccagcaccacttgctaaagagattgtctttaatccattgtatattcttgcctcctttgtcaaagataaggtgtccatatgtgcgtggatttatctctgggctttccattttgttccattgatctatatttctgtctttgtgccagtaccatactgtcttgataactgtggctttgtagtagagcctgaagtcaggtaggttgattcctccagttccattcttctttctcaagatcgctttggctattcgaggttttttgtatttccatacaaattgtgaaattatttgttctagctctgtgaagaatactgttggtagcttgatagggattgcatcgaatctataaattgctttgggtagtatactcattttcactatattgattcttccaatccatgaacatggtatatttctccatctgttagtgtcctctttgatttctttcaccaatgttttatagttttctatatataggtctttagtttctttaggtagatatattcctaagtattttattctttctgttgcaatggtgaatggaattgtttccttaatttctctttctgttttctcattattagtgtataggaatgcaagggatttctgggtgttgattttatatcctgcaactttactatagtcattgattagttctagtagttttctggtggagtctttagggttttctatgtagaggatcatgtcatctgcaaatagtgagagctttacttcttcttttccaatttggattccttttatttctttttctgctctgattgctgtggccaaaacttccaaaactatgttgaatagtaatggtgaaagtgggcacccttgtcttgttcctgactttagaggaaatgctttcaatttttcaccattgaggataatgtttgctgtgggtttgtcatatatagcttttattatgttgaggtatgttccttctattcctgctttctggagagtttttatcataaatggatgttgaattttgtcaaaggctttctctgcatctattgagataatcatatggtttttatttttcaatttgttaatgtggtgtattacattgattgatttgcggatattgaagaatccttgcatccctgggataaagccctcctctttcactttcatcaagaggctttttagttcctcttcactttctgccataagggtggtgtctggtATTTTAGGTATTCCAAATTTACTCTTCTCCCTGAGGATTGTTCTGACTGACTACTCCAGGCCctttacatttcatataaatgctagtttttattggagtgtagttgatgtacaacgttgtgctagtttctgctgtgcagcaaagtgagtcagttgtACATATACGTATATCCACTCTTTCTTAGGCTCTACTCCTATATAGATCATCACGGAGTATTGAGTCGAGTTCCCGGTGTTTATCAGTAGtccttatcagttatctattttatacatagtagtgtgtatatgtcaatcctaatcttccaatttatccctcccttcccccttggtaaccttaggtttgttttctacatctgtgactctatttctgtcttataaataggttcatttgtaccatttttttttagattccacatataagtgctatcatgtgatatttgtatttctctgatttacttcactcagaataacaatctctagatccatgtgtgttgctgcaaatagtagtatttcattctttttctggctgagaatattccactgtatatacgtAAGCCATGcctccttatccattcctctgtcgatggccCTTTAGTGTGCTTccatatcctgctgctgctgctgctaagtcgcttcagtcgtgtccgagtctgtgcgaccccatagacggcagcccaccaggctcccccgtccctgggattctccaggcaagaacactggagtgggttgccatttccttctccaatgcatgaaagtgaaaagtgaaagtgaaatggctcagtcgtgtccaactcctagcgaccccatggactgcagcccaccaggctcctccatccacgggattttccaggcaagagaactggagtggggtgccattgccttctcctagttacTGTAAATAGTACAGCAATGAACACTGAGGCACATGAGttctttcaaattatgattttctctggatataggcccaggagtaggattgctggatcctatggcacctctatttttactattttaaggaacctctatactgttctccatagtggctataccaatttactttcccaccaacagtgtaagagtcttcctttttctccacatcctctccagcatttagtttgtagatttttttggtgatggccattctggtgggtgtgaggtgatacctcattgtagttttgatttgcagttctctaataattagtcatgttgaacatcttttcatgtgcctcttggccacctgtgtatcttctttggaaaaatgtctatttatatcGTCTgtccatttcttgattggattgtttggttttttgataaTGAGCTGCATGTACTGTTTCTGTATTTTAGAGGTTAATTCCTTGTtagtcacttcatttgcaaatattttctcccattttgtgcaatgtcttttcattttgtttgtggtttcttttgctgtgcaaaaggttttaagtttaattagttctcacttgtttattttgcttttattttcattactcttaagcagatcaaaaaagatcttgctatgatttCTTGCACCTCTTTCACTAgatttattcccaagtatttgATTATTATGCTGTCATAactgatattttcatttaatgtgCTGTTTATTACtaatataaaaaacaattttcaagTACTGACCTTGTATCCAGCAACTTTGGTAAACTCACTAATTAAATCTAATGTTTTGATTAATGTTCTACATTTTTCGGAACACAGTCATGCTATTTGCCAATAATGGCtcttttacctcttcttttctaATCTATAACTTTTAaaccttatttctttttctcactttattGCACTAACTAGGATTTTCATTACACTGTCACCTAAGTGGTAAGCGGACATCCTAGTCTTGTTCCCAAGCCCAAGGAGGCAAAAAGCATTCAAAATTTCACTCTTAAGTTAGTTGTagacttgttttgttttgaggttagttttgttttggtttggtttttaaatatCCTTTATAAGATTATGGAAGTTTCCTTCTAGTCTTAGTTTGTTgaagtgggctttttttttttttaacataaagagataccaaatgctttttcttttttttaattaatttattttaattggaggctaattactttacagtattgtagtggtttttgccatacattgacatgaatcagccatgggtgtacatgtgtcccccatcctgaacccccctcccatctccttccccatcccatctctcagggtcatcccagtgcactggccctgagcgccctgtctcatgcattgaacctggactagtgatctatttctttttttttttttttttactttaactccattttaattcagaaatgtaaatatacacattcatggccaactatttaaaaaagcatataccttatttaaaaaaaaaaaaaaaaagggcatttcCAAAAAAGGAGTTAGCCAAAAGCAATGGCAAAATTACATTATTACAGTAGGCTGAATCTGCACATATACCTTAAACATCAGAAAATAATTACACACACCCTTGTCaaactattttataaaatctaATATTGGTACTCTAGTGAACACAAGCGTCTCTGTGACTGACTGCTCAGACAGCATAAACACTGTTCTCACTTAAGCTTCTTTTCCCTGGTCACAATTCTTTAGCTTTTAGTTTCTTGTTCAGTCAATTTAAGAATGGTCACCGGTTACACACCTAGCCACTGGTTATTGATATAAGCTCTCATTCTTCATAACAGAGTAGTTGTATATACTGTTAAATTGGATGGCATTTAATACATGGTATGCCATGTACTGAAGTTTATTAAGAAAGGTGTGAAATCAGATTATCCTAATATTTAAAGTACTAACAATGACACCCTTTTAGAAACAAAACGGTTTTGCTATATCTCCTTTCACTGTTTCATACGTGTCCTCCCTATATTAAGAAGTATATACATGAGAACTTAGTAGACACTGAACTTCCCAGTATATTCAAGAAGATATTTGAATGTGTTTGGTGTAAAACAGTACAGGCAGCTAAATGCCTAGAGCTTGGAAGGTAGGTACAAAGACGTGCTTTATACATTTGTGCTACAGGAGTTTataattcatttctctttctcacccATTCTATAATATTATGAACATTGACTCCCATGTGCTCCCTGGGCTCATCTGAAGCACAGAATACAGTAAATTATTTGAGtgattattttctccattctcctAAGGCTGGTACAAAATCGGTACCATTCTAGAAGCCATAGGGAATTAGGGCTTAATTCTCTCCTGGAAACCTAATTGAGAAAGCTTGAGAGAGACACTAGCAAATGTCCTTTTCTTCCCTATCTCTTCTTCCCCAGAACACTCTAGCCTCAGACCAAGGGTCATTTACATAATGGCAGGCTTTGTCCTGCATTACCATTCACAGAGGAAAGCTGCTTGAAAACTTCAAACAACTCCATATATTTAAATCTTAGGCTAGTCCTCTTAAAGCTGTAGTTTCCTCTACAGTCCCGACCTTTGCCAAGTTCAGTACGTAACAAGTCATTTTTTAGtgattcttttacttattttctatCCACAAACTACAAAAATCTTCTTTCTGGAGATCTAgaatacacacttttttttttttttttgcatattttgcaaaatacaaagtaaatatataaattttgagTTATAAATTCATGTGAACTGACGATGACAGTTGAATATTTTGCTCAAAAAGCTGGTGTGGATTTTGAAAACCTTTGACTCTTGTTAAGAAGATAATCAAATGCTAGAAGGTGTAAGGTTTAAATGCTAACTGGAAAACTGTTAAGATGTATTTTACTGAGCCACAGCAAGTAGCTTAAGAGCATCTCATTCCACACTATATGGGTCAGTCTTTGCAGGCTGCACCTCTCCTTAGCAACTAAGTCAACTGCACTATTGTACAAAAACAGCCATGAACaatgagtgtggctgtgttccaataaaacatttttttatggacactgaatttcatattaattttcatGTGTCTTGAAGTATGCTTagtttttttaactatttaaaactGTGAACAATTCTTAGTTGACAAGGCCATGAAAAGCAGGCAGTGGGCTGGATGTGCGCATTAGGCTAGAACTGGCTATTAATTATTATACAGGCTTTTATATGTTatgcaaatgtttaaaaattataggtTCCAATTTGAGAGACTTTGGAGACATGATTTTTTTAGATCtctcattttaaaacttacaCCAAGTAAGTTCTCTACTTTCtggataaatatatttacataagataaaaaataattcagtataCAAACTcctactttgtttaaaaaaacaaacaaaaatcccagaAAGCTATAAAATGAATGTTTCACCTTAAAACATAATTAGGAAAcacataatttttattctatGCAATATAAAACAATATGCATAGATTTGGTacataattttttagtttttaatttaggaaaaagATAATGAGGAAAAGGTTTATAAATCTATCCCTTTTATAAAAGCTGCAACTGACACCAGAAATACCTCAAATGTACAACCATCAACTCTGATTATAATATGAATTATACCCAGGATTTGCAATTTACCAGCATGAGTTCtggatgatcttttaaaaatgcagttataTCATAGAACACTATGGCTTCTACAAACTTTGAGATACTTATGAATAGGAAACTCCTACTTCCATAATATAAGGAAACaagaatattttttccataatCACCAAGTATAAAAAAACTTCACAGTCTGATTTACCTTTATCAAAGGTAAAATGATTCACTGCTACATTGCATGGATTATTTTGATGCTCAGTAGTTCctaaacacaaaataaattccACATGCACTCTTATCTGTTTGGGTTTTCAAAAGCAAGACACCAATACAAAATGTATTGAATTGGCTGGCAGAAGTCCATGGGCTAcagaaaaggaattaaatataaatgttcaCCAACTTTATCCATTCTAATTTTACAACAGCTTCCGGTATTGAGACCTAGTTGGTTTCTTATGTCTATCCATTATGAACATAACTCAATCttctattttaaaacttctcaGGGTCATTTTTTGCTGGGTATTTAATTGAGCGACATATAAGATCTTCTCGTCCAACTTCCATCATTTGTTCCTCCCAAGATTTCATTTCGTTATAATAACGAATTTTATCATCTTTAGCAAGCTGAATATATACTTGCTTTTGAGAATTAGAGagatttttccagttttcatttatAGCTTTTAGCTTTACCTGTGATGTGCCATCCCTAGCTTCCTGAAAACGTTCAGCTATAAAAATGTTATAAGCTGAGCGAGGTCTTTTCGGTTTTCCAAGCATTGttaactctctcttttttattaatgctttcttttttaaacgtTTCTGCatgatttctttttccaaagaTACCATTTGACTTGGAGTTAGTTGTTCTTGAATTCTGTTTATCTCTTCCTTGTATACCTGCCAGTCTGCCTTGTAAGCATCTTCATATATCTTTTTCTCTGAATCAGGAAGTTCCCTCCATAGCTTggcaatttttttaattagttctGAATTTTTTGCATCTGGGTTCTGAGCTTTAAATAGGGGAAGCTGTTCTTTAGAAAATCGAACGTATGAAGTCATAGGCTTCTTTGGATAACCACTCAAGCTGGATGAAAACCATTTTGGAACATACGCAAAACTAAAGGGAGAGCGCAGTCAACTGCCACAGCCCGCGCAGAGATCCGCTCCTGACTTTCCCAGTGCATTCAGCACGCCCCATACGCCCCGGAGAAGCGCCATTGCATCCGCAGACAAAGCACTGACCAGGCCCCAATTCCCTACAGCGCCCTGGCACAAGAGAAACCGCAACAAAactgatctatttcacatatggtaatatacatgtttcaatactattctctcaaatcatccaaccttcaccttctcccacaggatccaaaagtctgttctttacatctgtgtctcttttgctgtcttgcatatagggtcatcattaccatctttctaaattccatatatatgcatttcatccacctcattagaactgattccaatgcattctttttaatagctgagtaatattccattgtgtataggtaccacagttttcttatccatttgtctgccaatttacatctaggttgattccatgtcctagctattgtaaacagtgctgcgatgaacattggggtacacatgtctttttcaattctggtttcctcggtgtgtatgcccagcagtggtatttctgggtcatatggcagttctatttccagtttttttaaggagtctccacactgttctccatagtggctgtactagtttgcattcccaccaacagtgtaagagggttctcttttctccacaccctctacagcatttattgtttgtagactttttgatagcagccattctgactggcatgagatggtacctcattgtggttttgatttgcatttctctgataatgagtgatgttgagcatcttttcatgtgtttgttagccatctctatgtcttctttggagaaatgtatatttagttctgtacagttcttctgtgtattctttccatctcttcttaatatcttctgcttctgttaggtccataccatttctgtcctttatcgagcctatctttgcatgaaatgttcctttggtatctctaattttcttgaagagatctctagtctttcccattctgttgttttcctctgtttctttgcactgatcgctgaagaaagctttcttatctctt from Bubalus bubalis isolate 160015118507 breed Murrah chromosome 18, NDDB_SH_1, whole genome shotgun sequence harbors:
- the LOC123330193 gene encoding LOW QUALITY PROTEIN: transcription factor A, mitochondrial-like (The sequence of the model RefSeq protein was modified relative to this genomic sequence to represent the inferred CDS: substituted 1 base at 1 genomic stop codon) produces the protein MALLRGVWGVLNALGKSGADLCAGCGSXLRSPFSFAYVPKWFSSSLSGYPKKPMTSYVRFSKEQLPLFKAQNPDAKNSELIKKIAKLWRELPDSEKKIYEDAYKADWQVYKEEINRIQEQLTPSQMVSLEKEIMQKRLKKKALIKKRELTMLGKPKRPRSAYNIFIAERFQEARDGTSQVKLKAINENWKNLSNSQKQVYIQLAKDDKIRYYNEMKSWEEQMMEVGREDLICRSIKYPAKNDPEKF